One genomic window of Cannabis sativa cultivar Pink pepper isolate KNU-18-1 chromosome 2, ASM2916894v1, whole genome shotgun sequence includes the following:
- the LOC133034622 gene encoding F-box/FBD/LRR-repeat protein At1g13570-like isoform X2, protein MILRSAKKWAKTTTAIAGDDLISELPDVLIQHILSNLPTEDVVRTCILSKRWENIWYSVPTLFFSKAITDDIENFYYFVDNCLKQRKNFMIDSGIKDLISFKLYFNDYFRRRKARLVDKWLAFVVENKVKKIHLKIYKDRNTNSSVYQLPPRILDSARYLTVLKLNGVELDTNSYSFSFPFLKTLSLVYIEHSKASKVDLVYKFLLGSPSLEKLQLHIYKFLSMNDQPRLQSLSLKFLEFKGIRNEITFQVEAKNVESLVLSCLQFDEIDFSACKKVRNLRLGYHNYVRPSNKLEYFISNFPLLENLTLHFQYAYFEHIRISNKHLQSLVVETDEYVFHYGKGMINTKIITIESAPKLEYFRYEGYIDFSILFESSNSLNGEIVILDKQDYFDTKWFTNMRDFLLNLKCSWNIVTLQVCTSEALIWPENLKNECPYPLLNWKHLRVITDCKPEKDCSFLVRRQSIFGIVF, encoded by the exons ATGATTCTTCGTTCCGCGAAAAAATGGGCTAAAACAACAACAGCAATTGCTGGTGATGACCTAATTTCGGAACTTCCTGATGTATTGATCCAGCACATTCTGTCGAATCTTCCAACTGAAGATGTTGTTCGAACATGCATTCTTTCAAAGCGTTGGGAAAACATCTGGTATTCAGTCCCTACACTCTTTTTCTCCAAAGCAATTACTGATGATATTGAAAACTTCTATTATTTTGTTGACAATTGTTTGAAACAGCGCAAGAATTTTATGATCGATTCGGGTATAAAAGATTTGATTAGTTTTAAGCTTTACTTCAATGATTATTTTCGAAGACGAAAGGCTCGTCTTGTAGATAAATGGTTAGCTTTTGTAGTTGAGAATAAGGTTAAGAAAATACATCTTAAAATTTACAAAGATCGTAATACTAACAGCAGTGTCTACCAGTTACCTCCTAGAATATTAGACAGTGCAAGATATTTGACTGTTTTGAAGTTGAATGGAGTAGAGTTGGATACTAATTCTTATTCCTTTAGTTTCCCATTTTTAAAAACTTTGTCATTGGTATATATTGAGCATTCAAAAGCTTCAAAGGTTGATTTGGTATATAAGTTTTTGTTGGGTTCTCCTTCTCTTGAGAAATTGCAGTTACATATTTATAAATTCTTAAGTATGAATGATCAACCTCGACTGCAAAGTTTAAGCCTTAAGTTTTTGGAGTTTAAAGGTATAAGGAATGAGATTACATTTCAAGTTGAAGCCAAAAACGTTGAATCTTTGGTTTTAAGTTGCCTTCAATTCGACGAAATAGATTTCTCTGCTTGTAAGAAAGTTAGAAATCTTAGATTAGGTTATCATAATTATGTTCGTCCTTCAAACaagttagaatattttatttcgaATTTTCCTCTTCTTGAAAATTTGACTCTGCACTTCCAATATGCATATTTTGAGCACATAAGAATCTCAAATAAACATCTGCAAAGTTTAGTGGTAGAGACTGATGAATATGTGTTTCATTATGGAAAGGGAATGATAAACACAAAGATAATTACAATCGAATCTGCCccaaaattagaatattttcgaTATGAAGGTTACATCGACTTTAGCATATTGTTTGAGTCATCAAATTCGTTGAATGGGGAAATTGTAATTCTTGATAAGCAGGATTACTTTGATACAAAGTGGTTTACCAATATGAGAGACTTTCTTCTGAATCTCAAATGTTCTTGGAATATTGTAACTCTGCAAGTTTGCACAAGTGAG GCTCTCATCTGGCCAGAAAATTTGAAGAACGAATGTCCTTATCCGTTGCTTAATTGGAAGCATCTTCGAGTTATTACTGATTGTAAACCCGAGAAAGA ttGTAGCTTCCTTGTTCGTAGACAAAGCATATTCGGAATTGTCTTTTAG
- the LOC133034622 gene encoding F-box/FBD/LRR-repeat protein At1g13570-like isoform X1, with protein sequence MILRSAKKWAKTTTAIAGDDLISELPDVLIQHILSNLPTEDVVRTCILSKRWENIWYSVPTLFFSKAITDDIENFYYFVDNCLKQRKNFMIDSGIKDLISFKLYFNDYFRRRKARLVDKWLAFVVENKVKKIHLKIYKDRNTNSSVYQLPPRILDSARYLTVLKLNGVELDTNSYSFSFPFLKTLSLVYIEHSKASKVDLVYKFLLGSPSLEKLQLHIYKFLSMNDQPRLQSLSLKFLEFKGIRNEITFQVEAKNVESLVLSCLQFDEIDFSACKKVRNLRLGYHNYVRPSNKLEYFISNFPLLENLTLHFQYAYFEHIRISNKHLQSLVVETDEYVFHYGKGMINTKIITIESAPKLEYFRYEGYIDFSILFESSNSLNGEIVILDKQDYFDTKWFTNMRDFLLNLKCSWNIVTLQVCTSEALIWPENLKNECPYPLLNWKHLRVITDCKPEKEYVLKDALMNLTSLETLSINGKNIF encoded by the exons ATGATTCTTCGTTCCGCGAAAAAATGGGCTAAAACAACAACAGCAATTGCTGGTGATGACCTAATTTCGGAACTTCCTGATGTATTGATCCAGCACATTCTGTCGAATCTTCCAACTGAAGATGTTGTTCGAACATGCATTCTTTCAAAGCGTTGGGAAAACATCTGGTATTCAGTCCCTACACTCTTTTTCTCCAAAGCAATTACTGATGATATTGAAAACTTCTATTATTTTGTTGACAATTGTTTGAAACAGCGCAAGAATTTTATGATCGATTCGGGTATAAAAGATTTGATTAGTTTTAAGCTTTACTTCAATGATTATTTTCGAAGACGAAAGGCTCGTCTTGTAGATAAATGGTTAGCTTTTGTAGTTGAGAATAAGGTTAAGAAAATACATCTTAAAATTTACAAAGATCGTAATACTAACAGCAGTGTCTACCAGTTACCTCCTAGAATATTAGACAGTGCAAGATATTTGACTGTTTTGAAGTTGAATGGAGTAGAGTTGGATACTAATTCTTATTCCTTTAGTTTCCCATTTTTAAAAACTTTGTCATTGGTATATATTGAGCATTCAAAAGCTTCAAAGGTTGATTTGGTATATAAGTTTTTGTTGGGTTCTCCTTCTCTTGAGAAATTGCAGTTACATATTTATAAATTCTTAAGTATGAATGATCAACCTCGACTGCAAAGTTTAAGCCTTAAGTTTTTGGAGTTTAAAGGTATAAGGAATGAGATTACATTTCAAGTTGAAGCCAAAAACGTTGAATCTTTGGTTTTAAGTTGCCTTCAATTCGACGAAATAGATTTCTCTGCTTGTAAGAAAGTTAGAAATCTTAGATTAGGTTATCATAATTATGTTCGTCCTTCAAACaagttagaatattttatttcgaATTTTCCTCTTCTTGAAAATTTGACTCTGCACTTCCAATATGCATATTTTGAGCACATAAGAATCTCAAATAAACATCTGCAAAGTTTAGTGGTAGAGACTGATGAATATGTGTTTCATTATGGAAAGGGAATGATAAACACAAAGATAATTACAATCGAATCTGCCccaaaattagaatattttcgaTATGAAGGTTACATCGACTTTAGCATATTGTTTGAGTCATCAAATTCGTTGAATGGGGAAATTGTAATTCTTGATAAGCAGGATTACTTTGATACAAAGTGGTTTACCAATATGAGAGACTTTCTTCTGAATCTCAAATGTTCTTGGAATATTGTAACTCTGCAAGTTTGCACAAGTGAG GCTCTCATCTGGCCAGAAAATTTGAAGAACGAATGTCCTTATCCGTTGCTTAATTGGAAGCATCTTCGAGTTATTACTGATTGTAAACCCGAGAAAGAGTATGTTCTCAAAGATGCCTTGATGAATTTAACTTCTTTAGAAACACTATCTATCAATGGAAAGAACATATTctag